Sequence from the Candidatus Saccharibacteria bacterium oral taxon 488 genome:
CCGCAAATATCGCAAGGCTTTTTTAAAGGCGAAGCCATTATAAAACGGGCCAATATATTCTGCACCGTCATCGGCTGGATTGCGCGTAAAACTGACGGTCGGCCACTCACTTTTCATGTCGATTCGCACATACATCTGCGACTTATCATCACGCAGCAGCACGTTGTAGCGCGGCATATAGCGCTTGACCATCTCGCTCTCCAGAAACAGCGCGTCAACCTCGCTCTCGGTCTCAATCCAATCGGTATCAGCAATTTCCGCCACCAACGCCATGGTTTTATTGTCCCGCCCGCGCGAATCCTGAAAATACTGGCGCACGCGGTTTTTCAGCGCCGCCGCCTTGCCCACATAAATAATCTCGCCGCTGGCCGACTTATGAAAATAGACACCGGGAGTGCGCGGTAGGGTTTTGAGTTTTTGCTGCAACCGTTGATTCACAGCTACCATTATATCAAGTGATCACGTCTTGCCGACGAAACCACTGAGTACGCCATCCAGTTCGCCTTGAGCAAGTCGTACCGCCCACTCTTGACGCTCAAGGAATGATAGCAATCCAGCCTTTAGCCCAAACCAGCCTAACTTTTTTCTAGCTTCGGCAACTTTTTTTGATTGTTCCCTGAACGTATAATACTGATCGCGACAATCTTGCGGAATATCTGAAATTTTACGGTTTGGCATTATAACTTTTATTAACTCCTCGACTTTTTCTTTGTCTTTTGGACGCCAGCCGGTAATTGAACGACATCCGTACGCTCCTAACTGAGCAATTGGATTAAGGACAGCACACACCGTCTCGCCATCTCTCTTCACAAGCCACTGATCAAGACTAGATAAAGGAATTTCCGTCTCAATACCGCCAAGACGCCAGTATAGACGACTTTCTTCTTCTCCTTCAACAGCAACATAACGATCACCAACAAAGTCAAATATACCACGACGATTTTTCTTGTATGGGTTAAGTCCAAAGGTTGAAATTACTAACTTATCACCGATAGTATCGGTCATTTCCTGCTGGCAACCCTTCACAACAGTCTTATCTGTGTTTTGCACTAATGTATCAAGGTCTCGCACCGTACCATTTTCGCGTAAACATGGTAAGTACACGCCGCTAGGCAGATACACAACGTGATTATCCCAATCAATTTTGGCAGCGTTGGTAACTGCATGTAGACCTAGCCCGCCGACAACGTTATACGGAACTTTGTGATATTCCATCCTGTCATGAATGCTGTGTTCTACCAGCAGTGGGTATATATTTTCTGAAACTTCACTCATACTATAGTCCTTGTCCGCCTATTGTAAATCATTTGCCTTAGTTATATCAAGTAAATACCCTTCCAAAAACTCACTCCACTCCGGCACATTCTTCTCGCGGAAATAGGCACGAAGGAAATCAACCATAACGTGCTGACGCTTCCTCGCTTCTATTCGCCCCGGCTCCGTCAGCATCAAGCCCTTCAACTTCAGCAGCTTCTCAAAAAAGTGATTAATAAAGCCGTCGGTATCATGCGTGTTGCCGTTAATGTCGTATTCGTGCGCCGCTAGATCAACATTTGGCCAAACCGCGGGGTCAAAAATCCGCCCACCGTGATGGCAGGCATACATCAACCCTCGCTCAATCCCAACCGCGCCAATAGCATCGCACATGTCAGCGTCAGACACTAGCTGCCCCGCCAGCCGCCGCGGCTGCTGGCCGTTCAGCCGTTTGCTATAACCAATCGTCGCAATATTTTCTAATACCGCCTGACGTAGGCCAGCGGCCACTCCCGCCTCCGCCATACTATTGACCGCGTTCGTCAATTTCTCTGCCTGCGCCTTGCCGACTAGTTTGTAGTCGTCGACGTCATGCAGCCAAGCCGTCAGCAACACTTCTTGCAGATCTACTGATTCGCTGCATTCGCTAGCAAAACGCTCCGCCAGCAGTGCCACCCGCTCAACGTGATCATCAGCATGACCCGATGGGTCGCCGCCTAATGTATCACGCACTTTATTTTTTATTGTCTCAAGTTGAGCTATCTGCCGTTCGTCCATAAGCTTATTGTATCACCCATGCAGGTCTCGACCCACTAAACTATTTTCATTTTAGCCAAGAGGCGCTATAGTAGTGATGTGAAAACAGCTGTGAAAAGAAAAGTACCTGAATTTATCAAGCGATCATTAGGGCGCATACCACGACTGCCAGTGCCAGCACCCGTTTGGCAATTGGATAAAATCGACGAGAGCTTAACGCCAAATATGCGTGCGCTACGGATGACGATGGCAATTGCCGAGGAGCTACTGGCAATGGGAGTGACCGCACGAGACGTCGTGCACATGGCCTTGGGAATTACTGATACCTACTGCAGACGGCGTGTTCATATTGATGTTAGCTCAACACTCATCACCATGTCCCAAGATCGCGGCACCGAACGTGAACCGCTCACCTTAGTGCGAACGATCACCTTAAAATATGTTAATTACCAAACTATCCAAGCCTTGCAAAACCTTGCGCTATTAATTCGTGACACTCATTTGCCATTAGCCGAGGCAGAGCAACGTGTCGAAGAAATCCTCGCTAGCCCACGCGAGTACTCGCGCTGGGTCACCTGTTTGGCGGGCGGTGGTGTATCAATGGGTGTGGTGATTTTATTTAACGGCTCAATTCTGATGAGCGGACTGGCGTTTGTGATGGGCTTCGTGGCGACGGCGACGATGAGGATTCTGGACAAATGGGGCCTCGCAACATTTTACCTCCAAATCATCACCGCACTCTTAATCACCCTGGCGGCGGGCGCTGCCCAGTGGCTGAATGGCTGGCTGGGCTGGCAGGTTGATACGACAATGCTGGTGATCAGCGGTATCGTGCTATTGGTGGCGGGGTTGATGATCGTCGGCGCCTTTCAGGATGCGATTGACGAATACTACGTGACGGCAAATGCCAGACTGCTGCGGGTGATTATGGCGACGAT
This genomic interval carries:
- a CDS encoding threonine/serine exporter family protein, translated to MKTAVKRKVPEFIKRSLGRIPRLPVPAPVWQLDKIDESLTPNMRALRMTMAIAEELLAMGVTARDVVHMALGITDTYCRRRVHIDVSSTLITMSQDRGTEREPLTLVRTITLKYVNYQTIQALQNLALLIRDTHLPLAEAEQRVEEILASPREYSRWVTCLAGGGVSMGVVILFNGSILMSGLAFVMGFVATATMRILDKWGLATFYLQIITALLITLAAGAAQWLNGWLGWQVDTTMLVISGIVLLVAGLMIVGAFQDAIDEYYVTANARLLRVIMATIGIIVGVMTGLYIIQRFGISFPTTPDRLGLAADIRAQYLGALIIAAGFAAGNHARLFGMLIAGGVGVLGWWVSSTLIGSLGVVIASGAAATVVGLTAVLASRLWRFPSVAIIAAGIVPLVPGLSLYNGLMGVIENPPTDPEFLLSLAVLARAIMIGVAIAIGASLGNMIGRPVRRGMIRWYNKLLRRRELNIQ
- a CDS encoding phosphohydrolase; amino-acid sequence: MDERQIAQLETIKNKVRDTLGGDPSGHADDHVERVALLAERFASECSESVDLQEVLLTAWLHDVDDYKLVGKAQAEKLTNAVNSMAEAGVAAGLRQAVLENIATIGYSKRLNGQQPRRLAGQLVSDADMCDAIGAVGIERGLMYACHHGGRIFDPAVWPNVDLAAHEYDINGNTHDTDGFINHFFEKLLKLKGLMLTEPGRIEARKRQHVMVDFLRAYFREKNVPEWSEFLEGYLLDITKANDLQ